In Halogranum gelatinilyticum, the DNA window TACTGGTAGACGTAGCCGCCGGGGTCGAGCAGGCGACGGCGGCGTTCGACGAGCCCCTTTTCGAGCAGCGTCGTCAACGAGCGGTTGACGTTGCTGCGGTCGCGTTCGAGTTTCTCGGCCAACTCGGCGACAGTGCTGCCGGGGTTGTCGCGGAGGACGAGATACGTCCGACTCTCGTGGTCCTGAATGCCGAAGACGCAGGCGAGTACGTGTTGGAAACTGGGGTCCTCGGTCTGCAGGAGGTCCTCCATATCCGGCCGGTCGGTCATGGCTGGCTCTTCGCAGTGGCCGGGATTAAAACTCCCCGTTCCCCGCACGTCGTGCCGCCTCGCCGCCGGACGGCACCGCCGTCGGTTCGTCACCACTCCGTCGACGCGGCTCGCCTCCGTGTGTCACTCCTCGCGCTTGGCGTATCCCATCTTGTCGATACAGGCACGCATCCCGTCCTCGTCGGGGTGTTTGTGGAGCGTCGTCGGCGTGTCACAGTAGTAGAAGTTGTCGTCCATGCGGAGCGTCACCTCGTGGACCCCGCCGAGCATCTCGGCCTCGACGACGACGCGCCGTCCCTCTCTGAGTGCCGAGAGGATCTCCTCGGCGGACAGTTCACCCGACTTCACACGTAGCGGTTCGGCCATCGGCAGAGCAATCGGCAGCCGAGACTATTACTCCTGCCCTTCTGCGACCCCGTCGGCTCCCCTTCGACTGTCTTCGCCGTCATTCCCGTCGCCGCGCTCGATGGCGACGACGAAGGCGACGAGCGAGACGAGCGCGAGTGCCAGTGCGAGGGCGGCCCGGCCGCCCGACGGCACCGACAGCGGGCCGAGACCGTACATCGCGACGAGCGCGACGACGACACCGACGCCGACGGCGAGCAGGCTGCCGGTCGCGTGAACCACCTCACCGCGGCGCGTCTCGGCCTCGACGCCGAGTTGGTGGCCGAGACCGACGGCGTTCTCGCCGAGATCCCAGACGAGCAACGCGGCGGCGACGCCGACGAACGTCAGGAACGCCGGAACGCCGCTGACGGTCCCGGCGAGCGCGGCCACGAACAGCAGGCCGCTGCCGATGGCGAAGCCGCCCGCGGTGGCCGGGACGTACGACGTCTCCGACAGCCACAGCGCGGTCCCGACGGTCGTGAGGACGGCCACGAGCGCGGCGACGACGGTACCGAGCGTGGTCGCGCCGAGACCGAAGGCCGCGCTCAGCGTCGCCGCCGACGACTCGGGGTGGAAGCCCGAGACGACGAGTGCCACGAGCGGCGGAATCGCGGTGAGGAGACCGACGACGGCGCCGACGACCAGCCCGCCGCCCGCGTTCGCGAGCGTCTCCGGCGGCTCGTCGCCCGCCCAGACGACGACCGCGTGACGGACGTAGTCGGCCAGAACCGTCCCGGCGAGCAGGGTGACGAGCAGTGCCAGCGGAATATGCAACACACCCGAACGCAGGAGGAACCGAATCGCCTCGCCGAAGACCGACAGCAGGCCGAGGAGTCGTTCGACCAGCGGCGGTGCCCAGTCGGTGCCGACGAGGACGACCTGGCCGCCGAGTGCGAGCCAGACCCACCGCGGGACCTCCCAGAGTTCGGTCGCGAGCTGGTCGAGCACTGCCCGCTGCTCGGGCAGCCACGCGTCGGGCAGCCACTCGTCGTACCGGGGCAGTGCCCGCGCGAGCAGGAGGACGACGAGCAACACGCCGAGTTGCACCGACAGCAGAAGGACGAAGCTGTTCTGTGCGAGCAGCGTCTCGCCGGCGAACAGGACGCCCTGTGCGACCGCGGCGACGAGACCGGTCGCGACGGCGGCGGCGAGCGCGACGAAGCCCGCGAGCACCACGCCCGAGTCGAGAATCGCCCGGAACAGCTCGCGGCCCGTGTCCTCGTCGAGTCCGCCCGTCGCGTCGAGTGCCGTCGCCATCACGGCGAGTCCGGCGAGTGCGACGAGACC includes these proteins:
- a CDS encoding DUF7519 family protein, yielding MTREFETAATRFGASLALGVAAVATVALVAGTGSLLRGLVGVAGAVLVGRSANLLDGESNQRRAIGSVGVVVGSALLVGAVVVADTASGLVALAGLAVMATALDATGGLDEDTGRELFRAILDSGVVLAGFVALAAAVATGLVAAVAQGVLFAGETLLAQNSFVLLLSVQLGVLLVVLLLARALPRYDEWLPDAWLPEQRAVLDQLATELWEVPRWVWLALGGQVVLVGTDWAPPLVERLLGLLSVFGEAIRFLLRSGVLHIPLALLVTLLAGTVLADYVRHAVVVWAGDEPPETLANAGGGLVVGAVVGLLTAIPPLVALVVSGFHPESSAATLSAAFGLGATTLGTVVAALVAVLTTVGTALWLSETSYVPATAGGFAIGSGLLFVAALAGTVSGVPAFLTFVGVAAALLVWDLGENAVGLGHQLGVEAETRRGEVVHATGSLLAVGVGVVVALVAMYGLGPLSVPSGGRAALALALALVSLVAFVVAIERGDGNDGEDSRRGADGVAEGQE
- a CDS encoding helix-turn-helix domain-containing protein codes for the protein MTDRPDMEDLLQTEDPSFQHVLACVFGIQDHESRTYLVLRDNPGSTVAELAEKLERDRSNVNRSLTTLLEKGLVERRRRLLDPGGYVYQYTATPLDEAKELLHDALDEWVETVHARIEEFGGEE